The following are from one region of the Littorina saxatilis isolate snail1 linkage group LG4, US_GU_Lsax_2.0, whole genome shotgun sequence genome:
- the LOC138964070 gene encoding alanine aminotransferase 2-like, whose protein sequence is MASNGPVKDKVLTLETLNPCVKVMEYAVRGPIVARAGAIEAELKQGANKPFKRVTKANIGDCHATGQKPITFIRQVLALVTYPDVLMKSPDFPEDAKKRAQRILGACRGNSIGSYTESPGLLAIRENIAKYIKERDGYPCEPIDIAMCTGASDGIKSILTLLLTGKPGTERAGIMIPVPQYPLYSAALAEYNAYPIHYYLNEDNHWGLDVAELKRALNEAKANCKPRAICVINPGNPTGQVLTKDNIQNIIKFAHENKLFILADEVYQHNVYAKGSQFFSFKKVLMEMGTPYNTMELASFMSASKGFMGECGYRGGYTEVINLDPEVKAMYNKSISAKLCPPVSGQAVMDVITNPPQKGEPSFEQFTKEKETVLAQLNEKAKLVTSLFNSIEGITCNEVQGAMYAFPRLHLPAKAVEAAKAAGQTPDSFYCFALLEETGICTVPGSGFGEKPGTYHFRITILPQVEELKEVLGHFKDFHLKFMAQYK, encoded by the exons ATGGCATCTAACGGACCAGTAAAGGACAAAGTTTTGACTCTCGAAACTCTCAATCCTTGCGTGAAGGTGATGGAATATGCTGTACGAGGGCCTATAGTAGCAAGAGCCGGTGCCATCGAGGCCGAGTTGAAGCAAGGAGCCAATAAACCCTTCAAACGCGTGACGAAAGCAAACATCGGAGACTGTCATGCTACGGGACAGAAACCTATCACTTTCATCAGGCAAGTCCTGGCGCTGGTCACATATCCAGATGTATTAATGAAAAGTCCCGATTTTCCAGAAGACGCCAAGAAGCGGGCACAGCGAATTCTAGGTGCCTGCAGAGGAAACTCCATTGGGTCCTACACAGAGAGTCCTGGACTGCTTGCCATAAGGGAAAACATCGCCAAATACATCAAGGAGCGAGATGGTTATCCATGTGAGCCCATCGACATTGCTATGTGCACTGGTGCCAGTGATGGTATCAAGTCTATTCTAACTCTGCTCCTCACCGGCAAACCAGGTACAGAAAGAGCTGGTATCATGATACCAGTGCCTCAGTATCCTCTGTATTCCGCTGCACTTGCAGAATACAATGCCTACCCCATCCACTATTACCTCAATGAAGATAACCATTGGGGACTGGACGTAGCTGAGCTGAAGCGGGCCCTCAATGAAGCCAAAGCAAACTGCAAGCCAAGGGCTATTTGTGTCATCAACCCAGGCAACCCTACAGGCCAAGTACTGACAAAAGATAACATTCAGAATATCATCAAGTTTGCTCACGAAAACAAGCTCTTCATTCTTGCTGATGAAGTTTATCAGCATAACGTCTATGCCAAGGGGTCACAGTTCTTCTCCTTTAAAAAGGTCTTGATGGAGATGGGGACGCCGTACAACACAATGGAGCTTGCGTCTTTTATGTCAGCATCCAAAGGATTCATGGGAGAGTGTGGATACCGTGGTGGATATACAGAAGTGATCAACTTGGACCCAGAG GTGAAGGCCATGTACAACAAGAGCATCTCAGCCAAGCTGTGTCCCCCTGTGTCTGGCCAAGCAGTGATGGACGTCATCACAAACCCTCCACAGAAAGGAGAACCCTCCTTTGAACAGTTCACAAAGGAGAAAGAAACTGTTCTGGCTCAGCTCAACGAAAAG GCCAAGCTGGTGACGAGTCTGTTTAACTCCATCGAGGGCATCACATGCAATGAAGTGCAGGGAGCCATGTACGCCTTCCCTCGCCTTCACCTGCCAGCCAAGGCAGTGGAGGCTGCCAAGGCTGCCGGCCAGACACCAGACTCTTTCTACTGCTTCGCTCTGCTGGAGGAGACGGGCATCTGCACAGTGCCGGGCAGCGGCTTTGGGGAGAAGCCGGGCACCTACCATTTTCGCATCACCATCCTGCCCCAGGTGGAGGAGCTGAAAGAGGTGCTGGGCCACTTCAAGGATTTCCACCTCAAGTTCATGGCCCAGTACAAGTAG